From the Tripterygium wilfordii isolate XIE 37 chromosome 6, ASM1340144v1, whole genome shotgun sequence genome, one window contains:
- the LOC120000591 gene encoding anthocyanidin-3-O-glucoside rhamnosyltransferase-like, which translates to MAKSDLHAVMVSHSAFGHISPFVQLSNKLSLHRVRISFLTVAGNVSRVKSLLTSSPNIEVIPLTLPPIEGLSADLQNTADIKPSDHGLLSNAIDLMEPQVQNILSHLKPHFIFYDMCLSWVPKIASELGIQPLCFSVFSAVAAAYWTYPARPKNPSLEDLKKLPNGFPSTSITSIPTFQARDLMYVFTSFNGRPSVFDRFVDSINSSTAFFIKSCYEMEWPYLDFTAAQFRKPVFCAGPLVPDPPSGILEEKWDTWLSQFPSKSVIFCNFGSETFLSEDQIRELVLALDLTGLPFFLVLKFPAEVNGEAHVKQAIPNGLLERVKGKGVVHIKGWIQQQLILGHDSVGCYVNHSGYSSVIEGIVSECQLVFLPFKGDQFLNAKLMAGDMKAGVEVNRGDEDGYFGKEDIVEAIKTVMIDVDKEPGASIRTNNKKWREFLLNKEIQDKFITDMVEQMKAMV; encoded by the coding sequence ATGGCAAAATCAGATCTTCACGCGGTGATGGTCTCACACAGTGCATTTGGTCATATAAGCCCATTTGTACAACTCTCAAACAAACTCTCCCTTCACAGAGTTCGAATTTCTTTCTTAACAGTTGCAGGCAATGTATCTCGTGTCAAATCTCTCCTTACTTCCTCACCAAACATTGAAGTAATTCCTCTGACTCTTCCTCCCATTGAAGGTCTCTCTGCAGACCTTCAGAACACCGCAGACATCAAACCATCAGATCACGGCCTCCTCAGCAATGCAATAGACCTCATGGAACCTCAAGTCCAGAACATTTTGTCCCATCTCAAACCCCATTTCATCTTCTACGATATGTGTCTGTCTTGGGTACCAAAAATAGCATCCGAACTCGGTATCCAACCACTCTGCTTCTCTGTTTTCTCTGCGGTTGCAGCTGCATATTGGACTTATCCTGCCAGGCCCAAGAATCCTTCACTGGAAGATCTCAAAAAACTCCCAAATGGGTTTCCTTCAACTAGCATCACTTCCATCCCCACTTTTCAAGCTCGTGACCTTATGTATGTCTTCACTAGCTTCAATGGACGCCCATCCGTCTTTGACAGATTTGTCGATTCGATTAATTCCTCCACCGCGTTTTTTATCAAGTCTTGCTACGAAATGGAATGGCCTTACTTGGATTTCACGGCGGCCCAATTCAGGAAACCCGTATTTTGTGCCGGCCCACTCGTACCCGACCCGCCATCCGGTATCCTTGAGGAGAAATGGGACACGTGGCTGAGCCAGTTCCCTTCCAAGTCTGTTATTTTCTGTAACTTTGGTAGTGAAACATTCTTGAGTGAAGATCAGATAAGAGAGCTTGTACTGGCCTTGGATCTTACTGGGCTACCATTTTTCCTTGTCTTGAAGTTTCCAGCAGAAGTTAATGGGGAGGCACATGTGAAGCAGGCCATTCCCAATGGGCTTCTGGAGAGAGTGAAGGGCAAAGGGGTTGTTCACATTAAGGGGTGGATCCAACAGCAGCTGATTCTGGGTCATGATAGTGTGGGGTGTTATGTGAATCACTCGGGATATAGTTCTGTGATTGAAGGAATAGTGAGTGAATGTCAATTGGTGTTTTTGCCTTTCAAGGGCGACCAATTCTTGAACGCAAAGTTAATGGCTGGGGACATGAAGGCAGGGGTGGAGGTAAATAGGGGAGATGAAGATGGGTATTTTGGGAAGGAAGATATTGTGGAGGCAATAAAAACAGTGATGATTGATGTTGATAAAGAGCCTGGTGCCTCCATTAGAACAAATAATAAGAAGTGGAGGGAGTTCTTGCTGAATAAAGAGATACAGGATAAGTTTATCACAGACATGGTTGAACAAATGAAAGCTATGGTTTAA